Proteins encoded within one genomic window of Pseudanabaena sp. BC1403:
- a CDS encoding TetR/AcrR family transcriptional regulator, with protein MSRQTHVPTLLKLFRQFGYEGVTLSKISQETGLGKASLYHHFPRGKAEMAETALTHVNNWLETSILEILDRPEPPIAKFKSMSEEVGKFFNEGQNSCLWAVLVMQQSSDDLFHAEIRGAFSLWIEAITKVLVTAGLDEKLAKERGEDAMICMQGALILSHGLRDFAPFQRVLEQLPQQLCRDI; from the coding sequence ATGTCTAGACAAACCCATGTACCAACTTTGCTCAAGCTGTTTCGTCAGTTTGGTTATGAGGGTGTAACCCTTTCCAAAATTTCACAAGAGACGGGCTTGGGGAAAGCTAGTCTCTATCACCATTTCCCTAGAGGCAAGGCAGAAATGGCGGAGACAGCTCTTACGCATGTCAACAATTGGCTAGAGACGAGCATTTTGGAAATCCTCGATCGTCCCGAACCACCGATCGCTAAATTTAAGTCCATGAGTGAGGAAGTGGGCAAATTTTTTAATGAGGGACAAAATTCTTGCCTCTGGGCAGTTTTGGTGATGCAGCAGTCGAGTGATGATTTGTTTCACGCAGAGATTCGTGGTGCTTTTTCGCTATGGATTGAGGCGATCACAAAGGTTCTAGTCACCGCAGGATTAGATGAAAAATTGGCAAAGGAGCGCGGCGAAGATGCGATGATTTGTATGCAAGGAGCTTTGATTTTGTCGCATGGTTTGAGAGATTTCGCCCCGTTTCAGCGAGTCCTTGAACAGTTACCACAACAACTCTGTCGAGATATTTAA